In Tumebacillus amylolyticus, the sequence CCCGAACACCATCGACTGCACGTTGACGGCGGTGCCGAGGTGGTCGGGAATTTTGTTGATGCGGCGGTAGACGATGGCGCGCTGGTTGTTCCATGATTTGAACACCGCTTGAATGGCGAGGCTCAATTGTTCTTGCGGGTCTTGCGGGAAGGGAGCCCTTGTCTCCTTTTGAACGAGTGCTTTGTAGGATGTGATGATGGTTTTCCAGTCGTCGGCGGTCAGGTCCGGGTCGTGTTCCACACCGCGGGCGTGCTTGACGTCTTCGAGGATTTGTTCAAAAAAGTAGTGGTCGATCCCGAGCACGACGTCGCCAAACATCTGGAGGAAGCGACGGTAGCAGTCGTACGCAAAACGGGCGTTGCCCGTAAGCGTTGCCAACCCTTCCACAGTCTGGTCGTTCAGCCCGAGGTTCAGGACGGTGTCCATCATCCCCGGCATCGAGAAGACCGAACCGGAGCGAACGGAAACCAACAGCGGGTTCGCCGTATCTCCGAACACTTTCCCGGTGCGACGTTCCAGATCGGACAAAGCGGCGGAGATCTCGGCACGCATGTCATCCGACAGCGCACCGCCGTCCACGTAGTATTGGTTGCACGCTTCGGTCGAGATCGTAAAGCCCTCCGGCACCGGCAGCCCGGCGCGCGTCATCTCGGCGAGATTCGCGCCCTTGCCCCCTAACAATTCCTTCATCCCTGCGTTGCCTTCGTTAAAAAGGTAGACAAATTTGCTCATGTTTACCCGCGGCCTCCCCGTTTGATGATGTCCATGATGATGCTGGCAGTTTCTTCAACGGCTTTGTTCGAGACGTTAATGACAGGACAACCAATTCTCTTCATGATCTTCTCCGCGTATTCGAGTTCGGAAAGGATGCGTTCATGTGCGGCGTAGTTGGCTTGCGAGCGCAGACCGAGTGCTTTCAAACGCTCGGTGCGGATCAAGTTCAACTCGTCGGGCGAAATCGTCAACCCGATCACTTTGCGCGGGTTGACTTCAAAAAGTTCCTCCGGCGGCGTCACTTCCGGCACGAGCGGGACGTTCGCCGCTTTCAAACGCTTGTGGGCGAGGAACATCGAGAGCGGCGTCTTGGACGTGCGCGAAACCCCGATCAACACGACGTCGGCCCGCAAGAGACCGCGCGGGTCTTTGCCGTCGTCATACTTGACGGCGAACTCAATCGCTTCCACACGGCGGAAGTACTCGTCATCGAGCTGGTGGACGAGACCCGGCAAGTTTTTCGGACTTTGGTTGTTGATTTTCGAGAACGCTTCGATCATCGGACCGAGGATGTCGACGGCGATCACGCCGTGTTCGGTCGCTTCTCGAAGCAGAGCTTCGCGCATCTCCGGCAAGACCAGCGTGTAGCCGACGAGCGCGTTGGCTTCTTTGGCGGCTTGCACAACTTCGCGAATCGGCTCAAAATCATCGACATACGAGATCCGTCTGATCTCCACCCGCCCGCCGTTGAATTGGCTGGCAGCGGCGCGGACGACAAACTCGGCGGTTTCCCCGACGGAATCAGATACTACATAGACGATTGGCAACTGTGGCGTCATGGTTGTCGCCTCCTCCTCACACTTCTCGATTTTCACCAAGTTCTACGAAGACTTTGGCGATGGTCGTCTTGGTAAAGCGTCCGATCACTTCGAGGTTGCGCCCCGCCGCATCGACGGGTCGTACCACCGGACAGGAGTCGATCTGGTAGTCGATCAATTTCTTGGCAGCGTCATAGACCGTATCGTCTCCCGTGACGGTGACGATGTTCGGCATCCGCGTCATGGCGAGCGTCACCGGCACTTCGCGGGTGTCTTGGTTGCCGATGGCGACTTTGAGCAAGTCTTTGCGCGAGACCACGCCGGCAAGCAATCCACCCTCCTTCACGACGAAAATACTTCCGACGTCTTCCATAAACATCATGACGATCGCATCGTAGACCGAAGTATTCTCGGCGATGTTGATCGGCACGGCTTTGTATTCGCGAACCAGCATCTTGCGCAGTTGATCTCCGAAGATCTGGCCTGACTTTTTCCCCGCGTAAAAATACCCGACACGAGGTCGCGCTTCCAAGAAGCCCGCCATCGTGAGAATCGCGAGGTCCGGGCGCAACGTCGCCCGCGTCAGTCCGAGGTGATCTGCGATGTGTTCGCCTGTGATCGGACCTTGGTCCCGAACGATATCCAAGATCTGCTGTTGTCGTTTGGACAGTTCGATGGTACACACCACCTTTGCACGCTTCAAAATGTGACATACTGATAAGATCAAATGAGCTATATAGTATATACTATATCGCATGTTGCCCATTCCTGCCATGCCTGCCGAAACCATTTTCGCAAAAAATTTCATGTCCCCGTCCCCCCTTGGGCATACCAAGGACAAACACTGCTGTAGGAGGGATTGTTGCATGAGTTGGCTCGTAATGGCTTTGCTCTCGGCCGTTTTCGCTTCGTTCGTCGCGATTCTTGGCAAGATCGGCATGAGTGGCGTGGACAGCAATTTGGCGACGGCGATCCGTGCGGTGGTGATGGCGGTGGCAAGCGTTGTCTTCGTCGCGTTCACAGGCTCGCTCGGGAAGATCGGCACCGTCGACAAAAAAGCTCTGCTGTTCATCTTGTTCTCCGGACTTGCAGGTGCGGCGTCGTGGATGTTCTACTTCGGAGCGCTGCGTCTCGCTCCGGCTTCGAAAGTGGCGCCCATCGACCGTTTGAGCGTGGTGTTCACGCTGATCCTCGCCGCGCTGTTCTTAAAGGAAAAAATCTCGTTTGGCATCGTCGCCGGCTGCGTGCTGATCGTCGCAGGTTCCATCCTG encodes:
- a CDS encoding pyruvate, water dikinase regulatory protein encodes the protein MTPQLPIVYVVSDSVGETAEFVVRAAASQFNGGRVEIRRISYVDDFEPIREVVQAAKEANALVGYTLVLPEMREALLREATEHGVIAVDILGPMIEAFSKINNQSPKNLPGLVHQLDDEYFRRVEAIEFAVKYDDGKDPRGLLRADVVLIGVSRTSKTPLSMFLAHKRLKAANVPLVPEVTPPEELFEVNPRKVIGLTISPDELNLIRTERLKALGLRSQANYAAHERILSELEYAEKIMKRIGCPVINVSNKAVEETASIIMDIIKRGGRG
- a CDS encoding EamA family transporter produces the protein MSWLVMALLSAVFASFVAILGKIGMSGVDSNLATAIRAVVMAVASVVFVAFTGSLGKIGTVDKKALLFILFSGLAGAASWMFYFGALRLAPASKVAPIDRLSVVFTLILAALFLKEKISFGIVAGCVLIVAGSILIARA
- a CDS encoding helix-turn-helix transcriptional regulator, with translation MSKRQQQILDIVRDQGPITGEHIADHLGLTRATLRPDLAILTMAGFLEARPRVGYFYAGKKSGQIFGDQLRKMLVREYKAVPINIAENTSVYDAIVMMFMEDVGSIFVVKEGGLLAGVVSRKDLLKVAIGNQDTREVPVTLAMTRMPNIVTVTGDDTVYDAAKKLIDYQIDSCPVVRPVDAAGRNLEVIGRFTKTTIAKVFVELGENREV